From Nicotiana tabacum cultivar K326 chromosome 20, ASM71507v2, whole genome shotgun sequence, one genomic window encodes:
- the LOC142174432 gene encoding uncharacterized protein LOC142174432, with product MAIDQDVGDLLIMGDSDLIIWQAQGEWETRDVKLIPYWQHVEDLSKRFRSVEFRERHGYCNAIEAGPSIQPWYQDVKRFLKTQEYPEHATRDQKRTIRWQVLSKTDDLE from the exons atggcTATCGATCAAGATGTTGGGGATTTgttgattatgggggattctgatttGATTATTTGGCaagcccagggtgaatgggaaactcgagatgtcaagcttattccttactgGCAGCACGTAGAGGATCTCAGCAAGCGGTtcagatcagtagagttcag ggaaaggcaTGGTTACTGCAATGCCATCGAGGCAGGACCAAGTATCCAGCCATGGTACCAGGATGTTAAGAGGTTCTtgaaaacacaagaataccctGAACATGCTACTAGAGATCAGAAGAGAACTATTAGGTGGCAG